Proteins encoded in a region of the Streptomyces sp. NBC_01471 genome:
- a CDS encoding type IV secretory system conjugative DNA transfer family protein: MRQSLDPHDFGYSLGTSQRPKGVELWSRADKAARVIGPMGSGKTMRFFAPTIRNWAGPVLATSTKPDLVELTLDARSRNGRPVMVFDPQNIAPSLPRFRWTPIAGAHETEIAMMRAKAFIAGSRTSGSAAQSSEGSTFYKGQATKILAAFFHAAALDGANLDWVLRWARKLTDPAPLGILNAHPGAGPGWADMLRTATSGDSRTVGNTASTLDAALEPLMHQSVIQALQADGEGPTEFNKFLAAEGTVYLLGKDSEVTSVSPLTTAIAEDLLDLAEAHAIASPAGRLDPPLLAALDEAPNIAPIPSLRQRVADGRGRGITVIYGLQGWASARARFGEDTANELAAFTNNVIVFGGAKDPAFLKDMSDLCGQVERERTTKTTTGGDRGGHSTATHMALEPVLRSDEIRALPEGHALVLADNLPPIVTRLAGMWTWESWAEIQDRVRDLRAANEAERSRQETAKANRAKAHAAAWDRREEAAAA; encoded by the coding sequence ATGCGCCAAAGCCTCGATCCTCACGACTTCGGATACTCGCTGGGGACCTCCCAACGCCCCAAGGGCGTCGAACTGTGGTCTCGCGCCGACAAAGCAGCCCGGGTCATCGGCCCCATGGGCAGCGGAAAGACCATGCGATTCTTCGCGCCCACCATCCGTAACTGGGCCGGTCCGGTCCTCGCCACCTCGACCAAACCGGACCTGGTGGAACTGACTCTCGATGCACGAAGTCGTAATGGACGACCAGTCATGGTCTTCGACCCGCAGAACATCGCTCCCTCTCTCCCCAGGTTCCGCTGGACGCCGATCGCAGGCGCGCACGAAACCGAAATCGCGATGATGAGGGCCAAAGCGTTCATCGCCGGGTCTCGAACGTCCGGATCCGCAGCGCAGTCCAGCGAGGGAAGCACCTTCTACAAAGGACAGGCGACCAAGATCCTTGCCGCCTTCTTCCATGCCGCCGCTCTCGACGGTGCCAACCTGGACTGGGTACTCAGGTGGGCCCGCAAACTGACCGACCCTGCACCCCTGGGGATCCTCAATGCCCACCCCGGTGCCGGCCCCGGGTGGGCTGACATGCTCAGGACCGCCACCTCCGGCGACAGCCGTACCGTCGGCAACACGGCTTCGACCCTCGACGCGGCCCTTGAACCCCTCATGCACCAATCGGTGATCCAAGCTCTACAAGCAGACGGAGAGGGCCCTACGGAATTCAACAAGTTCCTTGCCGCCGAAGGCACTGTCTACCTGCTCGGCAAAGACTCGGAAGTGACCTCCGTATCCCCGCTGACAACAGCGATAGCCGAAGACCTGTTGGACCTCGCCGAGGCGCACGCCATCGCGTCTCCGGCGGGGCGCCTTGATCCGCCCCTCCTGGCCGCGCTGGACGAGGCTCCGAACATCGCGCCCATCCCCAGCCTCCGCCAGCGGGTCGCCGACGGCCGAGGCCGGGGCATCACGGTCATCTACGGCCTCCAAGGATGGGCCTCCGCCCGAGCCCGCTTCGGGGAAGACACCGCGAACGAGCTGGCGGCTTTCACCAACAACGTCATCGTCTTCGGCGGAGCAAAGGACCCGGCCTTCCTGAAAGACATGTCTGACCTGTGCGGTCAGGTCGAGCGGGAACGCACCACGAAAACCACAACTGGAGGAGACCGCGGCGGCCACTCAACCGCCACTCACATGGCGCTGGAACCAGTCCTGCGCAGCGACGAGATCAGAGCTCTGCCCGAGGGCCACGCCCTCGTGCTCGCGGACAATCTCCCGCCCATCGTGACCCGGCTCGCCGGCATGTGGACCTGGGAGTCCTGGGCTGAGATCCAAGATCGAGTCCGCGACTTGCGAGCGGCCAACGAGGCGGAGCGCTCACGGCAGGAAACCGCGAAGGCGAACCGGGCGAAAGCTCACGCCGCAGCATGGGATAGGCGCGAAGAGGCAGCCGCAGCATGA
- a CDS encoding DUF6238 family protein: MTTSKTMLPAADHAVRQDIDQLHADAIELACRTKALASALDHGDYSAAGGRVRAAVTHIWRATEDLHSAFHTAPPRCAGPDASLSRLCGRRMRYLAARVARKVE; the protein is encoded by the coding sequence ATGACCACCAGCAAGACCATGCTCCCGGCCGCCGATCACGCAGTACGACAGGACATCGACCAGCTACACGCCGATGCGATCGAACTCGCCTGCCGTACGAAGGCGCTGGCCAGCGCGCTCGACCACGGCGACTACTCCGCCGCGGGTGGCCGCGTCCGTGCAGCCGTCACCCACATCTGGCGAGCGACGGAAGACCTCCACAGCGCCTTTCACACAGCTCCGCCGCGCTGTGCCGGGCCCGACGCCTCCTTGTCCCGGCTCTGCGGCCGGCGCATGCGCTACCTTGCGGCCCGGGTCGCTCGGAAGGTCGAGTAG
- a CDS encoding ATP/GTP-binding protein, translating to MTDLLDLAPLSPMHETVRRPLYTETTTSQALYLPITPPTLGTSGAIIGRELYSGKAFIYCPFSAYGDGLPGGNMIVMGDTGRGKSALTKTYTARQIRLGRQVVVLDTKEQKEREEGEWAALGRSLTGKAPVKFAPGGGSGASCINPMDPAIAGKRQIELVRTIVELGLGKALDEFAGSALRIAIRRAHHRAGSLGRTPVLTDVAAALRSPEEADAAAKQRSWDQLLGDGLEASYVLDRLCGSEQDATGDLTGMLDGPTSLGVDLDADMIVFDLTKVPSGGVAMTILVAVISVFLEEVWLRPRCECGTEPSQHERVVVDANSGAWELGSNAESGCRRYTQRKRILVCEEAWHILGTPQLASLLEKFLKFARGYGLSCIFIVHHLSDIDDSPETQAALKMADTVVIYSQKKSEAEATVSRLGLPFWTAEHIMRLRRGIALWKVGEVIYPGVQHLLVEAEQHLCFSSGSMTDLTSTSPDAE from the coding sequence GTGACTGACCTCCTCGACCTCGCCCCGCTGTCCCCGATGCACGAGACGGTGCGCCGTCCGCTCTACACGGAGACGACCACCAGCCAAGCCCTGTACCTTCCGATCACCCCGCCGACCCTCGGGACCTCGGGAGCGATCATCGGCCGGGAGCTGTACTCGGGCAAGGCATTCATCTACTGCCCCTTCTCGGCGTACGGTGACGGCCTGCCCGGCGGGAACATGATCGTGATGGGCGACACCGGCCGGGGGAAATCGGCGCTCACCAAGACCTACACCGCCCGGCAGATTCGCCTCGGCCGCCAGGTGGTCGTGCTCGACACCAAGGAACAGAAGGAGCGTGAGGAAGGCGAGTGGGCGGCGCTCGGCCGCTCGCTGACCGGCAAGGCACCGGTGAAGTTCGCTCCGGGCGGCGGCTCCGGCGCCTCCTGCATCAACCCGATGGACCCCGCCATCGCGGGCAAACGGCAGATCGAGCTGGTCCGGACGATAGTCGAACTCGGCCTCGGGAAGGCCTTGGACGAGTTCGCCGGCTCCGCACTGCGTATCGCGATCCGCCGGGCCCACCATCGGGCAGGCAGCCTCGGCCGCACGCCGGTCCTGACGGACGTCGCTGCCGCGCTCCGGTCCCCGGAAGAGGCCGACGCCGCAGCCAAGCAACGGAGCTGGGACCAACTCCTGGGTGACGGCCTGGAAGCGTCCTATGTACTGGACCGGCTCTGCGGGAGCGAACAGGACGCGACCGGCGACCTCACCGGCATGCTCGACGGCCCGACCAGCCTCGGCGTGGACCTCGACGCCGACATGATCGTCTTCGACCTGACGAAGGTACCCAGCGGCGGCGTCGCCATGACGATCCTCGTCGCCGTGATCTCGGTCTTCCTCGAAGAGGTCTGGCTGCGTCCGCGGTGCGAGTGCGGAACAGAGCCGAGTCAGCACGAGCGCGTCGTGGTCGACGCTAACTCGGGTGCCTGGGAACTCGGGTCGAACGCGGAATCAGGCTGCCGCCGCTACACCCAGCGCAAGCGCATCCTTGTCTGCGAAGAAGCGTGGCACATTCTCGGGACGCCTCAACTGGCCTCGCTCTTGGAGAAGTTCCTCAAATTCGCGAGGGGCTACGGACTTTCCTGCATCTTCATCGTCCACCACCTCTCTGACATTGACGACAGCCCGGAGACCCAAGCCGCTCTGAAAATGGCGGACACCGTCGTCATCTACTCGCAGAAGAAATCCGAGGCCGAGGCGACGGTGTCCCGGCTGGGCCTGCCGTTCTGGACGGCGGAGCACATCATGCGCCTGCGCCGCGGTATCGCGCTGTGGAAGGTCGGAGAGGTCATCTACCCCGGCGTCCAACACCTCTTGGTCGAAGCTGAGCAGCATCTCTGTTTCTCATCCGGCTCGATGACCGACCTCACCAGCACCTCCCCGGACGCCGAATGA
- a CDS encoding SCO6880 family protein has product MSTRTYQFGKHRPTGLVGRRDLGEQVVLGGGAAAGILLGYLFSGVTAVAAIGLVLPILIALVIVYAPYRPKGTSQRRTLYRWWRINRYHRKAIRRTGGVWTSPAFEAGVGRDGTPPDAALAEPEGIAGMTWVPVTVRGQKAVVVLQPEAGCVTATLEVASPGLGGKEVAEQVVALERWGELLDAFGNVEEHPVKRIQVLARQMKSDPYAHQRFIAQRDESAATADAPQWLKDSYNVLANAVSTSAEEHRYYITIHARFTRDLAAEGAARGSGDEGVAGALAAYLEELWSRAEDADLSVIAPLDEGRMTAFIRNSYDPDHAIWDTDLPQAHAFPCNVDVRNGAHVATRAAGSTDTWVHATAAVVGWPTTPVGPDFLSPLLIGMPDVIRTISITQQLEPNDKAVERMLAEDTNNQAEIHRDRQRGKNIDPRDQIAADATGSRGMSLASSGAAGSATVGYITISARSAEELERTKRTTRSRARNAHLRIEWLDLEHARAFATTLPLAGGIK; this is encoded by the coding sequence ATGTCGACTCGTACGTATCAGTTCGGAAAGCACCGCCCGACGGGGCTGGTGGGACGTCGCGACCTCGGCGAGCAGGTGGTACTGGGCGGCGGTGCGGCCGCCGGCATCCTGCTCGGCTACCTCTTCAGCGGCGTTACGGCGGTTGCCGCGATCGGCCTGGTGCTGCCCATCCTGATTGCACTGGTCATCGTTTACGCTCCGTACCGCCCGAAGGGCACCTCTCAGCGGCGCACGCTCTACCGCTGGTGGAGGATCAACCGCTATCACCGCAAGGCGATCCGCCGAACAGGCGGTGTGTGGACGTCGCCGGCCTTCGAGGCCGGTGTGGGCCGCGACGGCACTCCGCCGGATGCCGCTCTGGCCGAGCCGGAGGGCATTGCGGGCATGACGTGGGTTCCGGTCACGGTCCGCGGCCAGAAGGCAGTCGTTGTTCTCCAACCGGAGGCCGGCTGCGTGACGGCCACGCTGGAGGTTGCCTCCCCTGGCCTGGGTGGCAAGGAGGTCGCGGAACAGGTCGTCGCCTTGGAGCGCTGGGGTGAACTCCTCGACGCCTTCGGCAACGTGGAGGAGCACCCGGTCAAGAGGATTCAGGTCCTCGCCCGGCAGATGAAGTCGGACCCGTACGCCCACCAGCGGTTCATCGCACAGCGCGACGAGTCGGCGGCGACGGCCGACGCTCCGCAGTGGCTGAAGGACTCGTACAACGTGCTGGCCAATGCCGTGTCCACCTCGGCGGAGGAGCACCGGTACTACATCACCATCCACGCGAGGTTCACCCGCGATCTGGCAGCCGAAGGAGCCGCCCGCGGATCCGGTGACGAAGGAGTAGCTGGAGCGCTGGCCGCGTACTTGGAAGAACTGTGGTCTCGCGCGGAGGACGCCGACCTCTCGGTGATCGCGCCTCTGGACGAAGGCCGGATGACCGCATTCATCCGCAATTCCTACGACCCGGACCACGCCATCTGGGACACGGACCTCCCGCAGGCACACGCCTTCCCCTGCAACGTCGATGTCCGTAACGGCGCGCACGTCGCCACGCGCGCCGCAGGGTCCACCGACACCTGGGTCCACGCCACAGCGGCTGTCGTCGGATGGCCCACTACCCCAGTCGGCCCGGACTTCCTGTCGCCCCTGCTGATTGGGATGCCCGACGTGATCCGCACCATCTCGATCACTCAGCAGCTGGAGCCGAACGACAAGGCCGTGGAACGCATGCTCGCGGAAGACACGAACAACCAGGCCGAGATACACCGCGACCGCCAGCGCGGCAAGAACATCGACCCCCGCGACCAGATCGCAGCAGACGCCACAGGTTCGCGGGGCATGTCCCTGGCCTCGTCGGGCGCAGCCGGGTCCGCCACCGTCGGGTACATCACCATCTCCGCGCGCAGCGCCGAAGAGCTGGAGCGCACGAAGCGTACGACTCGCTCCCGTGCCCGCAACGCCCACCTGCGGATCGAATGGCTCGACCTCGAACACGCTCGCGCCTTCGCGACCACTCTCCCACTCGCGGGAGGCATCAAGTGA